The Niabella beijingensis genomic interval TTCTTTCTTTCCTGGGCCCAGGTATGGCGCGGAAATATTCTTCCGGAGATCGCAGCGCAATTTATTTTAACAGACCCGCATGCGCCCGGCCCCTACAGGACCATCGGACCCCTGGTGAATATGGATGCCTGGTACAACGCCTTTGATGTAAAAGAAGGGGACAAACTGTATAAAAAACCGGAGGACCGGATCCGTATCTGGTAAAAAAGTTGAAAGGCTCGTCAGCGGGCCTTTTTTCTTTTCATAAAAAAACGCCATTTTTGCACCTTCTTTCATCCGGAAGAAGCCTATTAATTCATAAAATCGAGGAGCATTTTGCAAGATATAAAGCTGATCGTTACGGATTTGGACGGTTCCCTGTTAAACGACAAAAAAGAATTATCAAAAGAATTCTGGGACCTTGAAAAACAACTGGTCGAACAAAACATCGTTTTGGGCATTGCCAGCGGGCGCCCGCACCACAACCTGCTGACACTTTTCGGATCGATAAAAGACCGCACCTATTTTTTATCAGACAACGGCAGCTATGTAACCTATCAGGGCAATGAATTACTGGTGCAGATGCTGGACCCGGACGGGGTGAAGACCTTTGTGGAAAAGTCGCGGATGCTGGATCGGGTATATCCTGTCCTTTGCGGTAAGGACAGGGCTTATATGGAAGATAATGAGGAGACCCTTCTCCGGCAGGCATTGCAGTATTATCAGCAGTATGAAATCGTGGACGACCTTACAAAGATTGAGGAGCCGGTTTTAAAGGTTTCGCTCTGTGATCTGATCAATGCGGAAACCAACAGCTATCCGCATTTTAAACAATATGAAACAACCTATAAAGTCGCTGTGGCCGGCGAACGCTGGCTTGATTTCACCGCTTTTGATGTCAACAAAGGTGTTGGGGTAAAACTGGTGCAGGAGCAGCTGGGCATCGGCTATGACCAGACCATGGTGTTTGGAGATTACATGAACGACCTCGAAATGATGCAGGTAGCCAAATACAGCTATGCTATGAAAAACGCGCATCCCGGAATTATCGCTGCTGCGGCATTGGTTACTGATTTTGATAACAACCATAACGGAGTAGTTCGGGCGATCGCGGATGTATTACAATTGAATCCAAAGGAGCAGTCTGCCAAATAGAATAGCACTTCCTTTTATTTATAAAGCAGTGAAGGACAATAAGCGGCCCCTCCTGCCGTTATTATTGTAACCTGTAGGCGATCGCATACAACCATATGCTAAAAAAAGACTAAATGAGGTTAAAATGAGCAACAAATCGCCCATGTGGGCGTCTTATTGGTGACATACGTCTATACGGTTGCAATTAAACGAACTCAGTATTGATGAAATTGATTACTACGCTTTTTTTGGCATTTTTTACAATTGGTTCACAGGCACAAACACCCACCATCCAGAAACAGGCCGAATGGTTCCGGCCGGGATATATCATCCAGGGAGTAGCCATTGGCAACAAAGGAGATCAGCTCGCTTTTGTAAAAAGGTTGCAGACCGATACAATTGAGGCAGGCACAACGGATGACAGGGGGGTAGATAATCTTCTTAATCCGAAAGCAGATACGGCCCGAAGAAGGGATCCGGTAGTGGTGGTATATGATCTGAAGAGCCGCCGGGAAACCTTGCTGGATTACGGTTGGGCACCAAGATTCTCTCCCAATGATCAGCGTATTGCCTATGCGCATCAGTTAAAGCCTGTAACCGGCACCAGGATCGTGGCGGAAACCTTTACGGGAAATAACATCCGTGTTTTTGAATGGAAAACAAAAAAAGCAGCCGATGTGATCAGCGTCCCGCGGGGATTTCTTATGGATCCTGTTTTTTCCGACTCTGCTACCATTATCTATAAAACAGGCGATGCCGTAAATGGGCCTTATGCGGCCGGTATCTCCCTCCACAGCTATAATCTGGTTACAAAAACCAATACCTTGTTGCGGGGAGCCCGCATTCAGCACCGGTTGTACGATCTTATGGGAGAAGTGTATGGTTCCGGGGCGCAGTATTCTTACACGGTGTACAGTCCGCAGGATTCTGCGCAGGGGCTGGCAAATGAATATTCGCACCTGCTGATGCGTGGTAACGACACGCTGCACAATTTTGGCATCCGGCATTACTCCAATCTCGACTTCAAATTTGCCCTGCTGCCGCAGGACCAGCTGGTGTACCTGGATGATAACCATCTGATGACAGAAGATACCAGTTTCATTGTCACCTATCATTCGGGAAAAATGGTGTCGCGTAAACCTATCAGCTTTGAATTTACAAGAGCCTGGCTGAGCCCGGAAGGAAGTTTCCTGTTTTATACGAACAACGACCAGGAATCTTTTATACTCCGGATCAGCGATTTTTCAAAGATGAAACTGCCGCTGGGCAAAAAGGAGATCCATTCGGTGGTTTGGGCAGACAAGGGCCGGCAGCTGGCAGTGGTACAGGATCATGAAACCCTGCCCGGAACAGATCAGCTCTATCTTTTTTCAGTGAATTAAAACAGCGGAATGTTTATTTTTTCCCGCCTTTGCGCAGGGAGGGTTCGATCTCTTCCTTCCATTTCTTGTATTCGTCAGCGCTCAGCAGTTTTTTCAGCTGGTCGTCTCTTTCAGTAAAGAGTCCTTCATTTTGTTTTCGTACACTTTGATAATCCTGCTGCAACCCCTGCGCCAGCGGAGTGGAAGATCCCTGGATATTGTCACGCAGTTTTTCCTGGGCCTTGTAAAAATCAGTAAAAATGGTTTCCAGGCTGCTCCTTTTGGTCTTATCGGGTTTAATTGCAGCATCAAATTTTGTCAAAGCGGTATTTACCTTATCCCCGACGCTTTCCTTCTGGGCATAAAGGGACGTGCTCAATGCCAGGAACAAGCCTAAAATCAGGATAAATCTGCTTCTCATGTTAAAAAATTGTAATATTTGATACCTTTTATATATTACAAGAGGTATCGTACCCGTAAGAAAGTTGCAAGGTATTTAATTTTTATTTATTTGGCCCCGGAGGGATGGGGCGTCCGTTCCGGCCCTGCCGGATGATCCGCGTCATCAGCGAATCGTAACGGGGTTGCTGCTCCGGAGTACAAATAGACCGGGTGGCCTTGAAATGATAGAAGGTCTTTATTTCTGCATGTTTCTGAAGTGTGGCGATGGAGTCTGCCAGGAATGCGATGGTGCTGTCTGCAACATCCTGCTGCCGGGTAAGGTCAAACAGCTTTTGTTTGATCTTGCGGATCTGTTCCATATCAGCCCGGGCGCCGGCCCAGTGCTTTTGCTTCAGTTCTTTAAACTGTTCCAGCTGGTTGTCGGTAAATCCCACCTCATTTTTCAATGCTGCCGTAAATCCTTCCCGTTCTTTATCAAAAGGCTGCTTTCTTGAGAAAAAGAAAGTGTAGCCCAGCAGGGCCAGATTGGTAATCAGCAGCAGGGCAATGATAAAGATAAGGGTCCTGTTACGTGCAGTATTGTTCATTCCTTTTATTTGTTAAAATCGTAGCCGGTATTGGAAGCCAGTATGAAATTTTCATTTTGCAGGATATCGGATTCGGTGCCTGCCGTGGCCATGGTCTCTGCCTTTTGCCGGTGGTCGGCATCAATGATGAGGTAAACGTTCACAGTAATGATCGACACCAGGCAGCAAACCGCTACCAGGGGCCGGGTGATCACACTGCTTGTTTTCATCC includes:
- a CDS encoding HAD family hydrolase, translating into MQDIKLIVTDLDGSLLNDKKELSKEFWDLEKQLVEQNIVLGIASGRPHHNLLTLFGSIKDRTYFLSDNGSYVTYQGNELLVQMLDPDGVKTFVEKSRMLDRVYPVLCGKDRAYMEDNEETLLRQALQYYQQYEIVDDLTKIEEPVLKVSLCDLINAETNSYPHFKQYETTYKVAVAGERWLDFTAFDVNKGVGVKLVQEQLGIGYDQTMVFGDYMNDLEMMQVAKYSYAMKNAHPGIIAAAALVTDFDNNHNGVVRAIADVLQLNPKEQSAK